One region of Flavobacterium sp. GSB-24 genomic DNA includes:
- a CDS encoding MoxR family ATPase, translating into MSDVTAIHNLVQKRNELKKEIAKIIVGQDAVVDQILLCIFSGGHALLIGVPGLAKTLMINTLSQALGLDFKRIQFTPDLMPSDILGSEILDENRNFKFIKGPIFSNIILADEINRTPPKTQAALLEAMQERSVTIAGQHHKLDLPYFVLATQNPIEQEGTYPLPEAQLDRFMFAIKLEYPSFEEEVQVVKRTTSDVKTEINPLFTAQEIIDFQHLIRRIPVADNVIEYAVTLVSKTRPDNALTNDFVKNYLDWGAGPRASQNLILAAKAHAAFNGKFSPDIEDVQAVATGILRHRIIKNYKADAEGITEEVIIKKLM; encoded by the coding sequence ATGTCTGACGTAACAGCAATTCACAATTTAGTTCAAAAAAGAAACGAATTAAAAAAAGAAATAGCGAAAATCATTGTAGGGCAGGACGCCGTTGTAGATCAAATTTTACTTTGTATATTTTCTGGAGGACACGCACTTTTAATAGGTGTTCCGGGTTTGGCAAAAACCTTAATGATTAATACTTTGTCTCAAGCTTTAGGTTTAGATTTTAAAAGAATTCAGTTTACGCCGGATTTAATGCCTTCTGATATTTTAGGAAGTGAAATTCTAGACGAAAATAGAAATTTCAAATTTATAAAAGGGCCAATTTTTTCTAACATTATTTTGGCAGATGAGATTAACAGAACACCGCCTAAAACTCAGGCAGCTCTCCTTGAGGCTATGCAGGAAAGATCGGTAACTATTGCAGGACAGCATCATAAATTAGATTTACCCTATTTTGTTTTAGCTACTCAAAACCCAATTGAACAGGAGGGAACATATCCGCTGCCAGAAGCGCAGTTAGACCGTTTTATGTTTGCAATAAAATTAGAATATCCAAGTTTTGAAGAAGAAGTTCAAGTTGTAAAACGTACAACTTCTGATGTAAAGACAGAAATAAATCCACTATTCACAGCTCAGGAAATTATAGATTTTCAGCATTTAATTCGTAGAATTCCTGTTGCTGATAATGTTATAGAATATGCAGTTACTTTAGTAAGCAAAACTCGTCCTGATAATGCTTTGACAAATGATTTTGTGAAAAATTATCTCGATTGGGGAGCAGGACCGAGAGCTTCACAAAACTTAATTTTGGCAGCAAAAGCTCATGCAGCATTCAATGGAAAGTTTTCACCAGATATTGAAGATGTCCAAGCTGTTGCAACTGGAATTTTACGTCATAGAATTATTAAAAATTATAAAGCAGATGCCGAAGGAATAACAGAAGAAGTTATTATTAAAAAGCTGATGTAA